A portion of the Lolium rigidum isolate FL_2022 chromosome 1, APGP_CSIRO_Lrig_0.1, whole genome shotgun sequence genome contains these proteins:
- the LOC124689175 gene encoding probable gamma-aminobutyrate transaminase 3, mitochondrial: MMIARSRLLRSNAASKAESLVKYVASAGKLDGLHRFSEAPPRYFSSEPFLQAEPTEEIGFKGHGMLAPFTAGWQSTDVNPLVIDRSEGAYVYDINGKKYIDALAGLWCTALGGNEPRLVKAATEQLNKLPFYHSFWNRTTKPSLDLANEILKMFTAREMGKVFFANSGSEANDSQVKLVWYYNNALGRPKKKKFIARSKSYHGSTLIAASLSGLPALHQKFDLPAPFVLHTDCPHYWCFHLPDETEEEFSTRLANNLESLIIKEGPETIAAFIAEPVMGAGGVILPPKSYFEKIQAVLKKYDILLIADEVITAFGRLGTMFGCDKYDIKPDLVSIAKALSSAYMPIAAILVSPEIADVIHSESNKLGSFAHGFTYSGHPVSCAVAIEALKIYNERNITKNVNEIAPRFQEGIKAFSGSPIIGETRGLGLILGTEFVDNKSPNDPFPAEWGVGSIFGAECEKRGMLIRVAGDSIMLSPPLIMTPGEVDEIVSKYGDALEATEERIAELKSNKN, encoded by the exons ATGATGATTGCGCGCAGCCGCCTCCTCAGATCCAACGCCGCCTCGAAG GCTGAAAGTTTAGTAAAATATGTAGCTAGTGCTGGAAAGCTGGATGGGCTGCATAGGTTTTCAGAGGCACCACCCAGGTACTTCAGTTCTGAACCGTTTCTTCAGGCTGAACCGACAGAAGAAATCGG GTTTAAGGGGCATGGCATGCTGGCTCCGTTCACAGCAGGATGGCAGAGCACCGATGTGAATCCCCTGGTTATCGACAGATCTGAG GGTGCTTATGTCTACGATATCAATGGGAAAAAATATATAGATGCCCTTGCGGGATTGTGGTGTACAGCTCTAG GTGGTAACGAACCTCGACTAGTCAAAGCTGCTACAGAGCAATTAAACAAATTACCCTTCTATCATTCCTTCTGGAACCGTACTACCAAACCCTCATTG GATCTTGCGAATGAAATTCTCAAGATGTTCACTGCTAGGGAAATGGGAAAGGTATTCTTCGCAAATAGTGGTTCAGAAGCTAATGACTCTCAG GTGAAATTAGTGTGGTATTATAACAATGCACTTGGGAGGCCAAAGAAGAAGAAATTTATTGCACGCTCAAAATC ATACCATGGTTCAACATTAATAGCAGCTAGTCTATCGGG ACTTCCTGCTCTTCACCAAAAGTTTGATCTACCGGCACCATTTGTTCTGCACACGGACTGCCCTCATTACTGGTGCTTCCATCTTCCTG ATGAAACAGAAGAAGAATTTTCAACTAGACTTGCCAATAATCTGGAGAGTCTTATCATCAAAGAAGGACCCGAAACA ATTGCTGCCTTCATTGCTGAACCTGTGATGGGTGCTGGTGGGGTCATCCTCCCTCCAAAGAGTTATTTTGAGAAG ATTCAAGCAGTCCTCAAGAAGTATGACATCTTATTGATAGCAGACGAG GTCATTACTGCATTCGGAAGATTGGGAACCATGTTTGGATGCGATAAGTATGACATTAAACCAGATCTTGTCTCCATAGCAAAG GCTCTTTCTTCTGCCTACATGCCAATTGCAGCTATTCTCGTTAGCCCAGAAATAGCAGATGTAATTCATTCGGAGAGCAACAAACTTG GTTCTTTTGCTCATGGCTTTACATACTCGGGGCATCCAGTTTCGTGTGCTGTTGCCATAGAAGCTCTGAAGATTTACAA TGAGAGGAATATCACCAAAAATGTCAATGAAATTGCTCCAAGGTTCCAGGAAGGAATCAAGGCCTTCTCAGGAAGTCCGATCATCGGAGAG ACACGTGGCCTGGGATTGATACTTGGAACTGAATTCGTTGACAACAAGTCGCCAAATGATCCCTTCCCTGCAGAATGGG GAGTTGGTTCAATATTTGGTGCCGAGTGCGAGAAGCGCGGGATGCTTATCAGGGTCGCTGGGGATAGCATCATGCTGTCACCCCCGCTGATAATGACTCCTGGTGAAGTTGATGAA ATTGTGAGCAAATATGGTGATGCTCTGGAGGCCACGGAGGAAAGAATTGCAGAGCTCAAATCCAACAAGAACTAA
- the LOC124654658 gene encoding F-box/FBD/LRR-repeat protein At3g26920-like has product MEAPPPAAHAPKKRKFDRVDGQKSPGSSSAGDGVSLDFINSLPDAVLCTIVSLLPTKDGARTQAVSRRWRPLWRSAPLNLVADSTLSGQERKLVVYVSKILAEHPGPALRFALPYIRERYYCKTECWLRSQALTNLQELVFGYDAEDSLPSLRPLLPPSALCFAPTLHVASFGGCRFPDLPAAQSLNFPHLKELRLSRVTMSNFSAPSLNFPHLKQLTLYGVSISGDALHSMLTGCLSLESLLLENNVCIGRLRISSSTLRSIGFSPPYKGEDATTFQELVIEDAPRLERLLPLNPEDGPRTIQVIRAPKLQVLGLLSDGISKLHIGTTVFQEMTAIRLTTTMHTMRILVIDSIGPNLDSVIGFLRCFPCLERLYVISHLRKEMKNVRKYDPLDPIQCLERHLKKVVLKNYFGNRPDVNFAKFFILNAKVLDEMNFGVFTNCNDKWMSNQHRRLQLDNRASRDARFEFKSSFWSTFTNNKHTHDLAMADPFENTF; this is encoded by the exons atggaggcgccgccgccggcggcgcacgCCCCCAAGAAGCGTAAGTTCGATCGAGTGGACGGCCAAAAATCCCCGGGGAGCAGCAGCGCCGGCGATGGAGTGAGCCTGGATTTCATCAACAGCCTCCCCGACGCCGTCCTGTGCACCATCGTCTCGCTCCTCCCCACCAAGGACGGCGCCCGCACGCAGGCCGTCTCCCGCCGTTGGCGTCCCCTCTGGCGCTCCGCGCCCCTCAACCTCGTCGCCGACTCTACCCTCTCTGGGCAGGAGCGCAAGCTCGTCGTCTACGTCTCCAAGATACTCGCTGAGCACCCTGGACCAGCCCTCCGCTTCGCGCTCCCCTACATCCGCGAACGCTACTACTGCAAGACTGAATGCTGGCTTCGTTCCCAGGCCCTCACCAACCTCCAGGAGCTCGTCTTTGGCTACGACGCCGAGGACTCCTTGCCGTCCTTACGGCCCCTGCTACCACCGTCCGCGCTCTGCTTCGCGCCGACTCTCCACGTCGCCAGCTTCGGAGGCTGCCGTTTTCCCGACTTGCCTGCAGCACAGTCTCTGAATTTTCCGCACCTCAAGGAGCTGAGGCTGTCTAGGGTCACCATGTCAAACTTTTCCGCGCCGTCTCTGAATTTTCCGCACCTCAAGCAGCTCACCTTGTATGGGGTCAGCATCTCGGGTGACGCTCTCCACAGCATGCTCACTGGTTGCCTTTCCTTGGAAAGCCTTTTGCTGGAAAATAATGTCTGCATTGGCCGCCTCCGCATTAGCTCCTCGACTCTTAGGAGCATCGGCTTCTCCCCTCCTTACAAGGGCGAGGATGCTACTACTTTCCAAGAGTTGGTCATCGAGGATGCTCCTCGTCTTGAGAGATTGCTACCACTTAATCCAGAAGATGGTCCGAGGACCATTCAGGTAATCCGAGCACCTAAACTGCAGGTACTAGGTTTGCTGTCTGACGGCATATCCAAACTCCACATTGGAACCACTGTCTTTCAG GAAATGACTGCCATTAGACTGACAACCACAATGCACACCATGAGGATTTTGGTTATTGATTCTATTGGCCCTAATCTTGATTCGGTAATTGGCTTCCTCAGGTGCTTCCCCTGCTTGGAGAGGCTGTATGTCATT TCGCACCTACGAAAGGAAATGAAAAATGTGCGAAAGTATGACCCGCTGGATCCGATTCAATGCCTTGAGCGTCATCTAAAAAAAGTTGTGTTGAAGAACTACTTTGGCAACAGGCCAGATGTCAACTTTGCCAAGTTCTTTATTCTGAATGCAAAGGTGCTAGATGAAATGAATTTTGGAGTATTTACCAACTGCAACGATAAATGGATGTCTAATCAACACAGGCGGTTACAGTTGGACAATAGAGCATCCCGAGATGCTCGATTTGAATTCAAAAGTTCTTTCTGGAGTACTTTCACAAATAACAAGCATACCCACGATTTGGCAATGGCGGATCCCTTTGAGAACACCTTCTGA
- the LOC124689162 gene encoding queuine tRNA-ribosyltransferase accessory subunit 2-like has translation MRFAVKKMCAGGAKARAGLLQIGSSSVETPALLLSTRKGLPAFMSCDLLSSLPLPDSLLLNVCPTHFIEGPPSKTLSNIGGLHRMLGLPDHILVATAGEPIESLPSSEASNKFGASFETPSGRKLVKPSDYMELISSMEPDLWASLADEVPAWVNEKRNKTSVDRTLRWLDACIALDAAVGANGLGVVVGGSSIEQRKLCATEVSKRNVSGFWIGGFGLGESVEERCNLLNAVTDCLPSEKPRIVSRLGLPEEVLEGVASGIDLFDSTYIYQLTMGGFALIFPVDMVEREMQNGVVDSCAGDSTKINLRATTYRKDTSRIVDSCTCFTCQNHTRAYLNHLLNVHEMLAQILLEIHNTHHYLRFFRSIREAIKDGEFDLFWKQFVENRRSQIAVAVL, from the exons ATGCGGTTCGCGGTGAAAAAAATGTGCGCTGGTGGGGCGAAGGCTCGTGCAGGGTTGCTTCAGATTGGAAGCAGCAGTGTCGAGACGCCAGCGCTGCTTTTGTCAACACGCAAGGGGTTGCCGGCGTTTATGTCCTGTGACCTCCTTTCCTCTCTTCCCCTTCCTGACTCCCTCCTCCTCAATGTCTGCCCAACCCACTT TATAGAGGGCCCTCCATCAAAAACATTATCAAATATTGGTGGTTTGCATCGTATGCTGGGCCTGCCTGATCATATCCTCGTAGCTACAGCTGGTGAGCCTATCGAAAGTTTACCATCAAGTGAAGCCAGCAATAAGTTTGGTGCCTCTTTTGAAACACCATCAGGCCGTAAACTG GTGAAACCATCAGATTATATGGAGCTGATTTCTAGCATGGAACCTGATTTGTGGGCAAGCTTGGCAGATGAGGTTCCAGCCTGGGTTAATGAGAAACGAAATAAAACATCTGTTGACCGAACATTGCGCTGGCTTGATGCATGTATTGCTTTGGACGCG GCTGTTGGAGCAAACGGTTTAGGCGTAGTTGTCGGGGGATCCAGTATCGAACAACGAAAACTATGTGCCACTGAAGTGTCAAAGAGGAATGTATCAG GCTTTTGGATTGGAGGGTTTGGCCTTGGAGAGAGCGTTGAAGAACGTTGCAATTTGCTTAATGCAGTAACA GATTGCTTGCCATCGGAGAAACCTCGGATTGTATCTAGGCTTGGTCTTCCAG AGGAGGTCCTTGAGGGTGTGGCCTCTGGCATCGACCTTTTTGACTCCAC GTACATTTACCAACTTACTATGGGTGGTTTTGCATTGATCTTCCCTGTTGACATGGTTGAAAGAGAGATGCAGAATGGTGTAGTCGACAGTTGTGCTGGAGATTCTACAAAGATTAACCTGCGTGCAACAACATATCG GAAAGACACGTCACGGATAGTTGATAGCTGTACCTGCTTCACATGTCAGAATCACACCCGTGCTTACCTCAATCATTTGCTCAATGTCCATGAGATGTTGGCTCAGATTCTACTGGAGAT ACATAACACCCATCACTATCTTCGTTTTTTCCGGTCAATACGAGAGGCCATCAAAGATGGAGAGTTTGATCTCTTCTGGAAGCAGTTTGTTGAAAATAGACGCTCCCAGATTGCTGTTGCTGTGTTGTAG